CCGGGTGCCACCGTTCGTCGCGGTCCAATGCATCGAGGGCCCCCGCCACACCCGAGGCACACCCCCGAACGTCGTCGAAACCGATCCCCGCACTTGGCTACTGCTCGCCACCGGCCTCCTGGATTTCGCCACCGCCGTCACCTCCGGCACCCTCACTGCCTCCGGCAACCGCGCCCCCGAAGTAGCCCACTGGCTCCCCATCGCCCGCCTCGCCGCGGATTGAACCCACTGGGCTCAGCCGCCGTTAGCCCGGGCGTTTGGATTTCGCCGCCGCCGTGAACTTCAGCTCTACGTGTCGGGCCACGGTGCCCCGAAGGAGCCATAGGTTGCTGATCACCCGCCTCGCCGCGGATTGAACCGCCGGGCTGGGCTGTCGGTGGCCATCGGCCTGTTGGATATCGCCGCCGAAGCGGCCGGCACTCTTTCGCGGCGGGCAACCGCGCCCTGAAGTCGCGTACTGACTACTGAATGCGGCTGCGCTCGGATGTTGTTGGACGCCAAGGATTGTAGGTTCGCTGCGGTCGTGGCAGTACGTTCTTCCGGGGCCGGCAACTACGCAGTCGAAGCCGCGCACCGGCTCCTGATCGCCCGTTTCGCTCGGGACCGGCCCCACAGCGATCAGCGGCAAGGGGTTTGGTGAGCCGAGGTTGGTCAGGGTTGTCCGGCGGCGGTCCCGGTGAGGTGGTCGAAGAGTGCGGTTTTGATGGGCGGGCGGGAACCGAAGACCAGGGTGAATGTTGCTTCTCGGAGGGTGCGTTCGGCGGTGGAACCGGTAACGATGCCGCGGCTGCCGGTCGCGGTCATCAGGGCTGCGGCGGCGCGTAAGGCCAACTCGGAGGCGCGGGCGCGTGCGACGAACAGGTCGGTTTGCCCAAAGAGTCCCGCGTCCAATTCTTTTCGGGTCAGCACCGCTTCTTCGCACAGCGCCGCATGGTCGGCCCCCAGCGTTTCCAGTTCGGCGACGCACCGCCGGACGAGGCCTAGCGGTAGTGAACCGTTGCGCCACACGGCAATAGCGGCGGCGTCATGGAACTTCTGCAGCGGAACCAAGGTGTCGACGTCGGCGTCCGGGACGAACAGACCGTCGAAGGTCGCGGTCACGGTTCGGCTCGCGTTCGCGGCGACCAACGGGATCTGCCGCACCCGCAGCTGCGGCCCTTCGACAGCGGGCACGACGACGCTCATCAGGGCGTTCTCGTCGGCGCTGTCCCGTGCCATCACCCCGACGAGGTCGACCATGCCCCAGCCGCTGACGAACGGTGCGGTCCCGTCGAGCAGATAGCCGCCCGCCGTGCGGCGGGCGACGAGCGACGGCGGTTCGGCAGCGCCGGCGTAGCTGACACCGGCGCGGAGCCGCCCGTCCCGCAGGTCGGCGGTGAGACGTTCGCGCAGTTCGTGATTCGGCGACACGCTGACCCGTCGGGCCACCCCGTGATGTTGCGCCCAGACGAACGCCGTCGCCAAACAACCCGCGATCAGGATCTCGGCGGCCTCGGTGAACGTGGCCGGATCCAGGTCGTCCTGGAGTGCTACACCGTAGAACCCGGCCTCGGCCAGCCGATCGAAGTGCGCCCGCGGAATCTCCCCGTCCTGGTCGGCGGTCTGCGCCTGCGGCGCGAGCACCTCGTCGGCCACCTGCTCGGCCCGTTCGATCCACGATGGCATAGGCATCATCTTCGCGCCCGCTGCCGGTCAGGCTTCGACGCGGTTGGTGCGGTGCAGGCCTTTGCGGTCGTAGAAGCGGGTGATGGCGGCGCCGAAGGCCAGGCCGATGGCAAGGCCGAGGACGGCCATCCAGACGCCGCGGGACAGGCCCGCTTCGAAATTCGCGTCGAAGTACAGGATGGCGCGGATGCCGAGGAACACCTGGTGCATCGGTTCGAAGGAGGCGAGCCAGCCGAAGTACTGCGGGGTCGCCTCGATCGGGACGGTGCCGCCGGAGGACGGGAGGCCCAGGATGATGAACAGGATCAGGTTCACCAGCAGGCCCGCGGAACCGATCGCGGCCAGCATGGACAACCCGGTGGCGCCGACGGCGATCATGGCGAGCGCGCTGTAGAGGAAGAGCGCGAGCGGATGATCGATCGGCATGTCCAGGATCTTGCCGACGATCAGGAAGACCGCCGAGACGATGTTCGCGGTCACCACCAGCACGCCCCACTTGATCAGCAGGGTGCGGAAGCGGGAGATCGGCGTCGGCGGATAGTGCACGTACCACGGCCCGTATTCGGTGGGAATGAAACCGAGTTGGGCGTCGATCATCGTGTGGATGACCATCGCGCCGACCACGCCGGCCAGCAGCAACAGCAGCGCGTAGAAGAACGCGGACAGGCCTTGGCCCGTGCCGTCGGGCAGCGGGCGATACTGCTGGACGACGACTTTCACCGGGTCGGCGATCGCCAGCCGGGTCGCGCCGGACAGTTCGGGCGCGGGCGGCCCGCCGGGCTGCGGTTTCAGCTGTTCGTTCACCTGATCGGTGAGCTGCTTGCCGACCTGCTTGTTCACTTCGGTCAGCGCCTGATTGCCGACCCGCAACACGATCTGGGTGCCGAACGCGCCGGTGCGCGGATTGGTCTGCAACGTGATGATCGGGCGCTCCAGGTCGCCGGGGATCACGCTTCCGATACCGAGATTGCCGAGTTGCTTGCTGAAGTCGCTCGGGATCACGATCGCGCCGTAGACCTTGCCGGCCTGCAGTTGCCGTTCGGCCTCGCTGATGCTGATCACATGCAGGTCGACCTTGTCCGCGGGCACCCCGGTGCGCAGCGCCTCGGTGATCTGCGCACCGAAGTTCACCTGCTGCTGCCCGTCGGCCTTCTTGACGACATCGCCCACATCCTGGTTCACCAGGGCGATCGGAAAGTCGTGCAGGTTCTTCTCCGGATCGACGACGTAATCCAGATACATGATGCCGAGCAGAGCGGTCAGCAGGGTCAGCACGGAGATGGGAAACAGCACCATACGGGCCCATGGCCGGCGCTGCGGTCCCGTTCCCGCCGTGTTCGATCCCGCTCCGCCGCCGGTGTCCGCGCTGTCGGTAGTCGTCACGGCAGGCACGGTAACAGTTACCGGCCCGCCTGCGCCGAGTCCTGTGGCGTGCTCGATTGCTGTCCGGATGCGGTGGCGAGTGATCGCGAACGAAGTTTCACCCGTAGAATGAAATCGCCCCCAGCCCGCCCGAACAGGGAGCAAACGGTGACCAACGCCGAACTGCCGGTCGTAAGCACATCCGCCACCCCCGATCAGGACGAGAACGAGCCACGCGAAGAGTGTGGCGTGTTCGGTGTCTGGGCCCCGAGCGAGGACGTGGCGAAGCTCACGTACTACGGGCTCTACGCCCTGCAGCATCGCGGTCAGGAGGCGGCGGGCATCGCGGTCTCCGACGGTTCGCAGATCTTGGTCTTCAAGGACCTGGGTTTGGTCAGTCAGGTTTTCGACGAGCAGACGCTGGCCGCCATGCCGGGCCATATCGCCGTCGGGCACTGCCGCTACTCCACCACGGGCGGGGTGACCTGGGAGAACGCCCAGCCGATCTTCCGCACCACCTCGGTCGGCTCCGGACTTGCCCTGGGCCACAACGGCAATCTCGTCAACACCGCCGAATTGGCGGGCCGGGCAAGGGAACTCGGACTCATCGGCGCGACGGTGGCGAACGGCCGCCCGCAGCCGATCGCCGCGACCTCCGACTCCGACGTGATCACCGCGCTGCTCGCGCATGCCTCCGCCGATTCGAGCATCGAGCAGGCGGCGATGGAACTGCTGCCGACCTTGAAGGGCGCGTTCTGCCTGACCTTCATGGACGAGCACACCCTCTACGCCGCGCGGGACCCGCACGGCGTGCGCCCGCTGTGCCTCGGCCGGCTCGACCGTGGCTGGGTTGTTGCCAGTGAGACCGCGGCCCTGGACATCGTCGGCGCCGCGTTCGTCCGCGAGATCGAGCCCGGCGAACTGCTGGCGATCGACGCCGACGGCGTGCGCTCGATGCGGTTCGCCAACCCCGAGCCCAAGGGCTGTGTCTTCGAGTACGTGTACCTGGCCAGGCCGGACAGCGCGATCTCCGGCCGTTCGGTGCACGCCACCCGGGTGGAGATCGGTCGCCGCCTGGCCAAGGAACATCCGGTCGAGGCCGACCTGGTGATTCCGGTGCCCGAGTCCGGCACGCCGGCGGCGGTCGGATACGCGCAGGGTTCCGGCGTGCCCTACGGCCAAGGCCTGATGAAGAACGCCTATGTCGGGCGCACGTTCATCCAGCCGAGCCAGACCATCCGGCAGCTCGGCATCCGGCTCAAGCTCAATCCGTTGCGTGAGGTGATCCGCGGCAAGCGCCTGATCGTGGTGGACGATTCGATCGTGCGCGGCAACACCCAGCGCGCGCTCATCCGCATGCTGCGCGAGGCGGGCGCGCTGGAGATCCACGTCCGGATCGCGTCGCCGCCGGTGAAGTGGCCGTGCTTCTACGGCATCGACTTCGCCTCGCCCGCGGAGTTGATCGCGAACGGTTCCGGCGCGGAGGGCAGCTTCGACGAGATGGTGGAGGGTGTGCGCCGCTCGATCGGCGCGGACACCCTCGGCTACATCTCCACCGAGGGCATGATCGCCGCGACCGAGCAGCCGCGCTCGCGGTTGTGCTGTGCGTGCTTCGACGGCCACTACCCGATCCCGCTGCCCACCGAGGCGGCCATCGGCAAGAACGTGCTGGAGGGCATGCTCACCGGCCAGTCCGAGGCGGCCCTGCTGGCCGACAACGCCAACGCCAGCGCGCTCAGCCGCCCGTAGTCCATCTCTTTTTCCGCAAGCGAGGCGAAGTCCACTCCGGTGGCTCGCCTCGTTGCTTTTCCGGCCGGTTCGGCACGGCTGCGCAGTGTCCCTGATCGACTGTTCAGGCGAGTGCCGGTAACCCCGACACCGCGCGGGGTGTTTCCGGGGCGGATCTATTTCCCGCGACGATCGTCGGCCGGCGCGCTGAGGTGCGCGCTTGCCGGGTCGCGGACTTTCGGCGAGTCGAATTCGCGCGCCGCATGTTTCCCGGTGTTTTGTCCAGTTGGGAACAGTGGCGTCTTCGAGACGCGGAATCGGACGTTCTAGCCAGAACCTGGACATTCGTCCGGTGATCTGGCCCCTGTGATGCACTATTTGCAACGCTGGCTCACGTCCCGGCAATCTTTTCTGTGAAAACGCAACGTGCCGGAAATGGTTCGTGGGTACGGTGCCCGTCAGATCGGATGTTCAATTGTGTCCGCACCGGGCCTGCGATCCAGGACAACGCGGTGTGGCGCTCGAGAAGTGGGGCCCTGATGTTGGTTTCGAAAACACCTGGGGGCCGGACCCGGACGCGAACTATCGCGGCCGTCGGCCTGGCGACGCTGGTGGCGTCCGCCTTGGCCGGCTGCGGTTCGGGCCGGACCGGTGATGGTGGTGACGGTGGTGGCTTGCTTGCCGGCACTACGGACAAAATCTTCTCGCTCGACCCGGCGGCCGCCTATGACAACGGCTCCCTGGTCGCGGAAACGCAGTTCTACCAGTACGTACTGAACTTCGCGCCCGGCGACGCGACCCCGAAGCCGGACGCCGCGGAGAAGTGCGAGTTCACCAGCCCGACGGTGTACAGCTGCACCATGAAGCCGGGCCTCAAGTTCGCCAACGGCAACCCACTGACCGCCAAGAGCGTCAAGTTCTCCTTCGACCGGATGGTCAAGATCAATGACCCGAACGGTCCCGCGTCGCTGCTCGGCAACCTCGAGAAGACCGACGCCCCGGACGACCGCACGGTCAATTTCACGCTGAAGGTCGCCAACGACCAGACCTTCCCCGCGATCCTGCCGACCCAGGCCGGCCCGATCGTCGACGAGAAGGTGTACGCCGCGGACAAGGTGATGGCCGACGAGGAGGTCGTCAAGGCCAAGGGCTACTCGGGCCCGTACACCATCGCCAGCTACGACAAGAACAAGCTGGTCGAGTACAAGGCGAACCCGGACTACAACGGCATCCTCGGCACGCCGAAGTCCAAGACGGTGTCGACGAAGTACTACGCCACCACCGACAACATGAAGCTCGACCTGCAGAACGGGTCGCTCGACGTCGCGTACCGGTCGCTGACTCCCACCGATATCGAGTCGCTGCGCGGCGACAGCAAGGTCACCGTGCACGAGGGCCCCGGCGGTGAGCTGCGCTACATCGTGTTCAACATGAACACCATGCCGGGCGGCACGCCGGAGCAGAAGCTGGCCGTGCGCAAGGCGCTCGCGTCCACCGTCGACCGGGCCGCGCTGGCCAAGGGCGTGTACAAGAACACCTACCTGCCCGCGTACTCGTCTGTGCCGCAGGGTGTTCCGGGCGCGACCGAGCCGTTCAAGGACATCTACGGCGCCGATCCGAGCAAGGAGAAGGCGGCGAAGTTCCTCGCCGACGCCGGTGTCGCCACCCCGGTCGAGCTGAACCTGCAGTACAACCCGGACCACTACGGTTCGAGCAGCTCCGAGGAATACGCGGCGATCAAGTCGCAGCTCGAGGCCAGCGGCCTGTTCCGGGTCAACCTGCAGTCCACCGAATGGGTGAGCTACCAGCGCGAGCGCGCCCGGGATTCCTACCCGCTCTACCAGTTCGGCTGGTTCCCGGACTTCCCGGACCCGGACAACTACCTGACCCCGTTCTTCGGCCCGAACAACTTCCTGCAGTCGCACTTCGAGGATCCGAGCATCTCGGCGCAGCTGACCGCGGAGACCACGGAGAACGACAAGACCAAGCGCATGGAGATCTTGAAGAACGTGCAGCGTGACCTCGCGCAGAACCATCTGCCGATCGTTCCGCTCTTGTCCGGCAAGCAGATCGCGGTCTCGGGCAAGAACGTGCAGGGTGTCGAGGAGACACTCGACGCGTCCTTCAAGTTCCGTTACACGGTGCTGAGCAAGTGACATCCGGCGAAGCCGGGCCCGGGACGATAGCTGCTCCAGAAACGAAGCCAGCGCCGGCCCGGGCCCGGCGCTTCGGCGTGCCCCGAAAAAGGAAGGGCGGGAGTGATTCTCGCCAGCTCGCGCTGCTCCGCTACCTGGGCGTGCGCCTGCTGCTGATTCCGGTGACCGCGTGGATTCTCGCCACCGTGGTCTTCTTCCTCATGCGCGTGGCCGGTGACCCGATCAGCGCGGCCATGGGTGGCCGGATGACCCAGGACCAGATCGAGGCCCGCAAGGAGGCGGCCGGGCTGAACCGGCCGATCCTGACCCAGTACTGGGAATACATCTCCGGCCTGTTCCGCGGCGATTTCGGCCGCTCCCAGGACAATCGGCAGATCAGCGAGGTGATCACCACCTACGGCGCCGCCTCGCTGGAGCTGATGTTCTGGGCGCTGATCGTCGCGTTCGCGATCGGCATCCCGCTCGGCCGTTACGCGGCGACGCACCGTGATTCGGTGTCCGACACCGGACTTCGGCTGTTCGCGATCCTGGCCTACGCGGCGCCGGTGTTCTTCGTCGGTCTGCTGCTCAAGCTGGTGTTCGCGGTCAAGCTGGGCTGGCTGCCGGTGGCCGGCCGCGCGAGCACCAACGTGGAACTGCAACTGCAGCACGTCTCGCCGAAGACCAACATCATGCTGGTCGACGGAATCCTCTACGGCGACGCCGGATACATCGGCGACGTCCTGAAACACGCTGTGCTGCCCGCGATCGCGCTCGGCCTGCTCACCGCGGGCATCTTCCTGCGCCTGGTGCGGATCAATCTGATCCAGACGCTGCGTTCGGATTACGTGGACGCGGCCCGGGCTCGTGGCCTGTCTCAGCGGGTGGTCACCGGACGACATGCGT
This genomic stretch from Nocardia brasiliensis ATCC 700358 harbors:
- a CDS encoding ABC transporter substrate-binding protein; amino-acid sequence: MLVSKTPGGRTRTRTIAAVGLATLVASALAGCGSGRTGDGGDGGGLLAGTTDKIFSLDPAAAYDNGSLVAETQFYQYVLNFAPGDATPKPDAAEKCEFTSPTVYSCTMKPGLKFANGNPLTAKSVKFSFDRMVKINDPNGPASLLGNLEKTDAPDDRTVNFTLKVANDQTFPAILPTQAGPIVDEKVYAADKVMADEEVVKAKGYSGPYTIASYDKNKLVEYKANPDYNGILGTPKSKTVSTKYYATTDNMKLDLQNGSLDVAYRSLTPTDIESLRGDSKVTVHEGPGGELRYIVFNMNTMPGGTPEQKLAVRKALASTVDRAALAKGVYKNTYLPAYSSVPQGVPGATEPFKDIYGADPSKEKAAKFLADAGVATPVELNLQYNPDHYGSSSSEEYAAIKSQLEASGLFRVNLQSTEWVSYQRERARDSYPLYQFGWFPDFPDPDNYLTPFFGPNNFLQSHFEDPSISAQLTAETTENDKTKRMEILKNVQRDLAQNHLPIVPLLSGKQIAVSGKNVQGVEETLDASFKFRYTVLSK
- a CDS encoding YhgE/Pip domain-containing protein, encoding MVLFPISVLTLLTALLGIMYLDYVVDPEKNLHDFPIALVNQDVGDVVKKADGQQQVNFGAQITEALRTGVPADKVDLHVISISEAERQLQAGKVYGAIVIPSDFSKQLGNLGIGSVIPGDLERPIITLQTNPRTGAFGTQIVLRVGNQALTEVNKQVGKQLTDQVNEQLKPQPGGPPAPELSGATRLAIADPVKVVVQQYRPLPDGTGQGLSAFFYALLLLLAGVVGAMVIHTMIDAQLGFIPTEYGPWYVHYPPTPISRFRTLLIKWGVLVVTANIVSAVFLIVGKILDMPIDHPLALFLYSALAMIAVGATGLSMLAAIGSAGLLVNLILFIILGLPSSGGTVPIEATPQYFGWLASFEPMHQVFLGIRAILYFDANFEAGLSRGVWMAVLGLAIGLAFGAAITRFYDRKGLHRTNRVEA
- a CDS encoding ABC transporter permease, which encodes MLRYLGVRLLLIPVTAWILATVVFFLMRVAGDPISAAMGGRMTQDQIEARKEAAGLNRPILTQYWEYISGLFRGDFGRSQDNRQISEVITTYGAASLELMFWALIVAFAIGIPLGRYAATHRDSVSDTGLRLFAILAYAAPVFFVGLLLKLVFAVKLGWLPVAGRASTNVELQLQHVSPKTNIMLVDGILYGDAGYIGDVLKHAVLPAIALGLLTAGIFLRLVRINLIQTLRSDYVDAARARGLSQRVVTGRHAFRNAMIPIVTVMGMQIAMMLGGAVLTETTFEWKGLGYQLATYLSARDFVAVQGIVAFIAVFIALMSFLVDALVALIDPRVRF
- the purF gene encoding amidophosphoribosyltransferase encodes the protein MTNAELPVVSTSATPDQDENEPREECGVFGVWAPSEDVAKLTYYGLYALQHRGQEAAGIAVSDGSQILVFKDLGLVSQVFDEQTLAAMPGHIAVGHCRYSTTGGVTWENAQPIFRTTSVGSGLALGHNGNLVNTAELAGRARELGLIGATVANGRPQPIAATSDSDVITALLAHASADSSIEQAAMELLPTLKGAFCLTFMDEHTLYAARDPHGVRPLCLGRLDRGWVVASETAALDIVGAAFVREIEPGELLAIDADGVRSMRFANPEPKGCVFEYVYLARPDSAISGRSVHATRVEIGRRLAKEHPVEADLVIPVPESGTPAAVGYAQGSGVPYGQGLMKNAYVGRTFIQPSQTIRQLGIRLKLNPLREVIRGKRLIVVDDSIVRGNTQRALIRMLREAGALEIHVRIASPPVKWPCFYGIDFASPAELIANGSGAEGSFDEMVEGVRRSIGADTLGYISTEGMIAATEQPRSRLCCACFDGHYPIPLPTEAAIGKNVLEGMLTGQSEAALLADNANASALSRP
- a CDS encoding sterol carrier family protein, yielding MARQTVSPAELRSAVDAVSEWLRDESATAPARTELAAAVRATARTLAASAPGHSVEVRVPPFVAVQCIEGPRHTRGTPPNVVETDPRTWLLLATGLLDFATAVTSGTLTASGNRAPEVAHWLPIARLAAD
- a CDS encoding acyl-CoA dehydrogenase family protein, which codes for MPSWIERAEQVADEVLAPQAQTADQDGEIPRAHFDRLAEAGFYGVALQDDLDPATFTEAAEILIAGCLATAFVWAQHHGVARRVSVSPNHELRERLTADLRDGRLRAGVSYAGAAEPPSLVARRTAGGYLLDGTAPFVSGWGMVDLVGVMARDSADENALMSVVVPAVEGPQLRVRQIPLVAANASRTVTATFDGLFVPDADVDTLVPLQKFHDAAAIAVWRNGSLPLGLVRRCVAELETLGADHAALCEEAVLTRKELDAGLFGQTDLFVARARASELALRAAAALMTATGSRGIVTGSTAERTLREATFTLVFGSRPPIKTALFDHLTGTAAGQP